A genomic segment from Sparus aurata chromosome 10, fSpaAur1.1, whole genome shotgun sequence encodes:
- the LOC115589214 gene encoding equilibrative nucleoside transporter 2-like isoform X1, which yields MKGRRDAHQDRGCLVGIIFFILGLGTLLPWNFFMTASLYFQGRLNTTEWSNGTVVVRKEYYFNNWMTLLSQLPLLLFTLLNSILYQRISEAIRIAGSLVFILLLFILTAVLVKVPMGEDRFFSVTMATIWFINSFGAVLQGSLFGLVGLLPQKYSAVFMSGQGLAGTFAAIAMLIAIGSDADSESAALGYFITPCVGTLLTLFSYLLLSRLEFAQYHLNKSNKYEAGTTDELLKESSTVENGKVNGHVNGSAGGSPAENEVEASADGTKRAFLSLKQDESGQAKASVVEVFKKIWVMAFCVTFVFTVTLSVFPAVTADVRTIFSQKWERFFISVCCFLTFNINDWLGRTITTLIRWPRKESRLFPVLVVSRVVFIPLLMFCNVQSRNYLPVYFSHDAAFTAIMALFSLSSGYFVCLSMSYAPQLVEPKDAETAGALMTFFLALGLSIGAALSFPLRALV from the exons TATTTCCAAGGTCGCCTAAACACAACAGAATGGAGCAACGGTACAGTGGTGGTCCGCAAGGAATACTACTTCAACAATTGGATGACCCTGCTATCCCAGCTGCCCCTGCTGCTGTTCACCCTGCTCAACTCCATTCTCTACCAAAG GATATCTGAGGCAATCCGCATTGCAGGTAGCCTGGTTTTTATTctgctgctcttcatcctcacagcAGTGCTTGTCAAAGTGCCTATGGGGGAAGACCGCTTCTTCTCTGTCACAATGGCTACAATCTGGTTCATCAACT CATTCGGAGCTGTGCTGCAGGGCAGCCTGTTTGGCCTGGTGGGTCTCCTGCCCCAGAAATACAGTGCTGTCTTCATGAGTGGCCAGGGCCTCGCTGGGACCTTCGCTGCCATCGCCATGCTCATAGCCATAGGCA GTGATGCAGACTCTGAATCAGCAGCATTGGGATACTTCATCACACCATGTGTTGGGACGCTGCTTACACTCTTCAGCTACCTGCTGCTCTCCCGTCTG GAGTTTGCCCAGTATCATCTGAACAAAAGCAACAAGTATGAAGCAGGCACTACAGATGAGCTGCTGAAAG AGAGCAGCACAGTGGAGAACGGCAAGGTGAATGGCCATGTTAACGGCTCAGCTGGTGGCAGTCCAGCTGAGAACGAGGTGGAGGCCAGTGCAGACGGGACCAAGCGCGCCTTCCTGTCACTGAAGCAGGACGAGAGTGGACAAGCCAAGGCCTCGGTCGTAGAGGTCTTCAAAAAG atcTGGGTGATGGCATTCTGCGTGACGTTCGTGTTCACAGTCACTCTGTCCGTCTTCCCAGCTGTCACTGCAGATGTCAGAACAATATTCTCTCAAAAATGGG AGCGTTTCTTTATCTCAGTGTGCTGCTTCTTGACTTTCAACATCAACGATTGGCTCGGACGGACCATCACCACCTTGATACGCTGG cctcgTAAAGAGTCTCGACTGTTCCCTGTGCTAGTTGTCTCCAGGGTGGTGTTCATCCCTCTGCTGATGTTCTGTAATGTCCAGAGCCGCAACTACCTTCCCGTTTATTTCTCCCATGATGCTGCTTTCACTGCCATCATggctctcttctctctgtccagTGGCTATTTTGTCTGCCTTTCCATGTCCTACGCACCACA GTTAGTGGAGCCTAAGGACGCAGAGACTGCAGGAGCCTTGATGACCTTCTTCTTAGCCCTTGGTCTGTCCATAGGAGCCGCCCTGTCCTTCCCACTCAGGGCTCTGGTCTAA
- the LOC115589214 gene encoding equilibrative nucleoside transporter 2-like isoform X2: protein MTLLSQLPLLLFTLLNSILYQRISEAIRIAGSLVFILLLFILTAVLVKVPMGEDRFFSVTMATIWFINSFGAVLQGSLFGLVGLLPQKYSAVFMSGQGLAGTFAAIAMLIAIGSDADSESAALGYFITPCVGTLLTLFSYLLLSRLEFAQYHLNKSNKYEAGTTDELLKESSTVENGKVNGHVNGSAGGSPAENEVEASADGTKRAFLSLKQDESGQAKASVVEVFKKIWVMAFCVTFVFTVTLSVFPAVTADVRTIFSQKWERFFISVCCFLTFNINDWLGRTITTLIRWPRKESRLFPVLVVSRVVFIPLLMFCNVQSRNYLPVYFSHDAAFTAIMALFSLSSGYFVCLSMSYAPQLVEPKDAETAGALMTFFLALGLSIGAALSFPLRALV from the exons ATGACCCTGCTATCCCAGCTGCCCCTGCTGCTGTTCACCCTGCTCAACTCCATTCTCTACCAAAG GATATCTGAGGCAATCCGCATTGCAGGTAGCCTGGTTTTTATTctgctgctcttcatcctcacagcAGTGCTTGTCAAAGTGCCTATGGGGGAAGACCGCTTCTTCTCTGTCACAATGGCTACAATCTGGTTCATCAACT CATTCGGAGCTGTGCTGCAGGGCAGCCTGTTTGGCCTGGTGGGTCTCCTGCCCCAGAAATACAGTGCTGTCTTCATGAGTGGCCAGGGCCTCGCTGGGACCTTCGCTGCCATCGCCATGCTCATAGCCATAGGCA GTGATGCAGACTCTGAATCAGCAGCATTGGGATACTTCATCACACCATGTGTTGGGACGCTGCTTACACTCTTCAGCTACCTGCTGCTCTCCCGTCTG GAGTTTGCCCAGTATCATCTGAACAAAAGCAACAAGTATGAAGCAGGCACTACAGATGAGCTGCTGAAAG AGAGCAGCACAGTGGAGAACGGCAAGGTGAATGGCCATGTTAACGGCTCAGCTGGTGGCAGTCCAGCTGAGAACGAGGTGGAGGCCAGTGCAGACGGGACCAAGCGCGCCTTCCTGTCACTGAAGCAGGACGAGAGTGGACAAGCCAAGGCCTCGGTCGTAGAGGTCTTCAAAAAG atcTGGGTGATGGCATTCTGCGTGACGTTCGTGTTCACAGTCACTCTGTCCGTCTTCCCAGCTGTCACTGCAGATGTCAGAACAATATTCTCTCAAAAATGGG AGCGTTTCTTTATCTCAGTGTGCTGCTTCTTGACTTTCAACATCAACGATTGGCTCGGACGGACCATCACCACCTTGATACGCTGG cctcgTAAAGAGTCTCGACTGTTCCCTGTGCTAGTTGTCTCCAGGGTGGTGTTCATCCCTCTGCTGATGTTCTGTAATGTCCAGAGCCGCAACTACCTTCCCGTTTATTTCTCCCATGATGCTGCTTTCACTGCCATCATggctctcttctctctgtccagTGGCTATTTTGTCTGCCTTTCCATGTCCTACGCACCACA GTTAGTGGAGCCTAAGGACGCAGAGACTGCAGGAGCCTTGATGACCTTCTTCTTAGCCCTTGGTCTGTCCATAGGAGCCGCCCTGTCCTTCCCACTCAGGGCTCTGGTCTAA